The DNA region CGTAGCTTCCGCGATGTCGATCTTGCGTGCGATGCACTTGTTGGAATCGCCTTCGATCAGACACTGGAGAATGGAGATTTCTCGCGGCGAAAGCTGCTGTGCGAGCCTACCATCCGCGTTCGCCGTGGCATGACTATAATCGAGGCGTGGAGGGACACCGTCCGCGTCACGCTTTTCGGCATCAAGAGCCGACGTCAAGAAGTCGGTCGGAAATACCGTTCCGCCCATCATGACGAGCTCGATGGACTTGATGAACGCATCGCAGTTCATCACGTCGATGAAATATCCGGTGACGCCGGCTCGGATCGCAGCAGTCAACTCGCTCAGTCGATAGTGATCTGCGACGACAGCAATGCGTCCATCCGCGTGACGGCGCTTGAAACACTCGATCTGCTCGATCGTAGGGCCGAAATCGTCGCCACTGTGAACGACCAGGAACAGTGCCGGACAGACTGAACCGCTCCCGACATTGACCTTGCCAGACAAATCGTCTGCATCGGAAATTGAAGGAAAGACTTGAAAATTTTCGGAATTTAGAATTCTGGCGAGACCTTCTTTCCGAAGACTGCTTTCACCACCAAGCACAATAGAAAAAGAATATTGTCGTCTCATGGAACTCTCCTGGACGCTACAAAAAATATGAAACAGGCTCATCGGTTTAACCCGACTCGTTTCTTGGATGGCTTGCCAAGCCAAAACAGCCGACGCATTGAAAATTGCTTCTTCAAATTCCGGTCGCTTGGGCAGAAATTTGGGGCGAAAAAAGCCCTAAGCATGCGTCAAAAGATTTACTAACATTAGATGCTAATCCCCAATATCCCTATATACCGTTGGTTATAGACATTCCTTGGGATGCCGCCCGTAATATCACGCCCGTGTTTTGACGGAGATTTGTCGAACAACGCTCGCTTAGGGCGGCGTCGATACTAAAATGCTATTTAAGATTGTAAGACTGCCGGAATTCGGCCTAGTCGCGATGAGAAAATTTGACTTGAATGCCTCAAATTGAAGTAGCTTGGGAGGATATTGGGGTGCCGATTTGAACTGGGGGGACCGAGGATTGGCCGAAAATGCATTTCAGTCGTGTGGTCATTGCTAGCAGATATCCCGTTGTTTTACTGGGTCTGAACTGTCTGCTGGAAGCAGAACGTGATTTCAGGGTTGCTGCTCGATGCAGCGATAGTGCGAGTTGTTTGAATGCAATTCGCGCGCTCGTGCCCGATATCGCCATTTTGGACATATCGATGCCTGACATTTTTGGGCAGGCATTGCTCGATATCGCAAATTCCCGGACTCCTGCTGTTCGGCTCGTGTTCCTCGCAACCTCCGTTGAGGATCGCGACCTCACCATGTTGGCGGAAGTGGGCGCCTTTGGTGTTATCCTGAATGACGAGGAGCCCGAAACTCTTCTCCAGACATTGCGGCAAGTCGCGGACGGCCACAGGATGCTGCCTGCGCCTTCGAGCGAGGTCGCCATCTCTTCTGGGCAGTCCGCGATTTTGGAGAAGCATCTTGCCGTGCTGACGGACCGGGAGCGTCAGATCATGCGTCTGGTATCGGAGGGATTGTCAAACAAGGAGATTGGCCGTCGTTTGAAGGTAACTGACGGCACCATCAAGGTTCATCTCCACCACATCTTTCGCAAGCTCGAGATCGGCAACAGGACAGCTCTTGCTACGCTCGCGGTCTCATACGCTGGGCAAAGCGGCCTGCCTTCCGATTAGCACGCAAGCTTTTTGACTTAGGGCGATATCAACCGACCTGGCGCTCGGGTGCGCAGGGTATTGGATGAGCGGTGACGGGAAGCACCGCTTCGCCGCATGAGTCGCGCTTGACTGTCGATGGCGCCATTCAACGTCCATCGCATCGGAACTGCTCCCTCGCGGGCACGCTTTGTCCCCAGGGCATGCCCCAAATGGGCCATGTCGGGATCGATAGGGTCTTTCCGCAGTGACTAGCCCAAGACAGACGTTCATCGAGACAGACGTTCATCGAGACAGCGCGCGAACTCCGTCGGCGCGAAAATTAGGCAGGAAGCCAAAGCGTACGAACGTCAGGGGGCCTAGGTCTTTTGATGTAGCCCATCCATACTTCTAAATATCCATCAGGGCTCCTTGTTTTCGCACCTACGTGATTGTTCAATCGAAGAAATCCGCGTGAACGGGAGCTGCCGCTCCAGAAAGAATGCTCCGGTGCGCACGAGCGCTCCTGCGATCGGAATCCAGGTATGACGCTTGACTGGCCTGAGCTCGACCTTACCCGACTTTCCGGCGCGGGCGGGGCCGACGGTCGTGGTGCGTCGGCTTTGAGCCAGAATTTTCATGTTGCCTTGGCCCGCTCGGGGCCTCGATTGTTGCAGCCCGCCGAATTCGACGTCAGTCAGACTCTTGTCGAGCCAGCAGCGTCCCTTCCAAGCTTTCTTGATAAGGCAGCTGAGCCGAGGGCCGGGATCATCGTGCCGGTTCTCGAGGATGATGGCTTGGAGGTCCTCGCATGCATGCTCGATGTGAAGCACGACATCATTCGCGGGCTAGGCGCCTTCCTCAACGAGGCGGAGCGTAGGCGCGGTGAAGGATTGAAGTCGGAGCGGGATCGCCGCCGCTTTATTGTTTCCCGTGGACAGCTGCGCCAGATCCTTGCTTCCAGGTTAGGAGTCTCGCCGTCCGATGTCGAACTGGAATACGGACGGCTGGGTAAACCCCAGCTCTCGCACCGCATGCCTTCTCGCAATTTGCACTTCAGCGTCTCTCGATCCGAAGATCTGGCAGTCGTCGCGCTCTCGACCGGGCAAGAGATCGGAGTGGACATCGAGGCAGTTCTCCCCGTGCCCGAAGCGGACGAGATCGCCGCGCTGTGCTTTTCCGCCTCCGACTACGAGTCTTATGCCGCCCTCGGTCCGGACGACCAGCTGGAAGGCTTCTTTCGGCGTTGGACCCGGCTGGAGGCCATTTCCAAGGGCCTGGGATGCGGCTTGGGATACCCCAGCTCTTGGGATGAAAAGGATTGGGTTGTCCGAAGTTTCGTACCTAAAACGGGGTATCTCGGGAGCGTGGTTGTTCGGAAATGAATGGTCGTCCGGACTGGAGCTTCCGCGATGTAATCATTCACTAGCGGGGAGCCCAGCCCACTTGTTGGAAAGGCATGCAAGTTCATTCCAAGCCGCGCTTGTTCGAGATGCCTCGCGGTCGCAGTCGAGAATACGGAAATAGCCTATGCAAGCGCAGGTGACGCAGTTTTCGGAACTGCTCGCAGACCTCGCGGTCAAGGACATCAAGGTCTGGGTCGAGGGCGATCGGCTCCGGTGCAGCGCACCGGCCGGCGCGATGACGGCCGAGCTTCGCGATCAATTGCAGGGGCGAAAGGGTGAGATCATCGCCTTTCTGAACATGGCCACCGCCGCGGCCACACAGCAGCCTGCAATCATTCCCCTGCAGTCGCGCGGAACGCGCACGCCCATTTACGCCGTACCGGGGCATGTCGGAGCACCGTTCTCATTCTCGGACCTGTCGAAGCACCTGGGTGGCGATCAACCGTTCTATGCACTTCAACCGCCTGGCTTCGACGGAGAGAGCGAGCCAATGGACCGCGTCGAAGATATCGCCGAGTACTTCGCTGGCCAGATCGTTCAGTATCAGCCGGTCGGTCCGTACATCATCGCTGGATACTGCTCCGGCGGTCCCACAGCCTTCGAACTGGCCAAAATCCTCAAGAAACGCGGGGCGGCGGTTCCGTGCGTCGCCCTCTTTGGTCCACTTCATCCCGCCACCCATCAGGAATTGCTGCGTTTGCTGTACTTCTCTGCCTGGGGGACGATCCGATCGGTCCGGAGATCGATGGCGAAGTTGCCGACATTTGGCGCTCGTCTCCGATATTTCGGCAGTCGCCTCCGCGAGCGCGCCTTCATGCCCCTCGTTCGCAAGGAGCCTGTCACGACAGATCCGGTGCTAGCCAGCAGAGCTCTGCTCAAATCCACGGCGATGGCGGCATTTCGGCGGTACACTCCGACTCCGTATTCGGGCCGTGTGTGCATATTCCTTCCGAACAAGGCCTGGCTGCGATCGGGCGCAGCACCTCATCGATGGCGGCTCGTGGCGCCCGATGCTGAATTTTATTTCGGCCCCGAGGACTGCGACGAAGTCTCCATGCTGGAAGAGCCTGACGCACCTGCCGTCGCAGAACTTTATCGCCGGGCAACTCAGAAGCTCAGAGATTGACGTGATCCGATTTTTAAACTTGCCGGATGGGAGCGCATTTCATGAATGAGGTCCTGCCTATCGTGGCGGAGAGCGTGGCGCTTCCTCCGCTGCAAGATGCCGATCATCGGGCGCTCGTCGTC from Bradyrhizobium sp. B124 includes:
- a CDS encoding response regulator transcription factor, yielding MRRQYSFSIVLGGESSLRKEGLARILNSENFQVFPSISDADDLSGKVNVGSGSVCPALFLVVHSGDDFGPTIEQIECFKRRHADGRIAVVADHYRLSELTAAIRAGVTGYFIDVMNCDAFIKSIELVMMGGTVFPTDFLTSALDAEKRDADGVPPRLDYSHATANADGRLAQQLSPREISILQCLIEGDSNKCIARKIDIAEATVKVHIKAILRKIRVQNRTQAAIWGLNHRPTARPSSGTAYPAADATERLLPPKRELPKIARTGRPAPLGSIDHAVNFFEVPLTNGHARKDIGSKADGAIRLRK
- a CDS encoding response regulator transcription factor; the protein is MHFSRVVIASRYPVVLLGLNCLLEAERDFRVAARCSDSASCLNAIRALVPDIAILDISMPDIFGQALLDIANSRTPAVRLVFLATSVEDRDLTMLAEVGAFGVILNDEEPETLLQTLRQVADGHRMLPAPSSEVAISSGQSAILEKHLAVLTDRERQIMRLVSEGLSNKEIGRRLKVTDGTIKVHLHHIFRKLEIGNRTALATLAVSYAGQSGLPSD
- a CDS encoding 4'-phosphopantetheinyl transferase superfamily protein — its product is MTLDWPELDLTRLSGAGGADGRGASALSQNFHVALARSGPRLLQPAEFDVSQTLVEPAASLPSFLDKAAEPRAGIIVPVLEDDGLEVLACMLDVKHDIIRGLGAFLNEAERRRGEGLKSERDRRRFIVSRGQLRQILASRLGVSPSDVELEYGRLGKPQLSHRMPSRNLHFSVSRSEDLAVVALSTGQEIGVDIEAVLPVPEADEIAALCFSASDYESYAALGPDDQLEGFFRRWTRLEAISKGLGCGLGYPSSWDEKDWVVRSFVPKTGYLGSVVVRK
- a CDS encoding alpha/beta fold hydrolase; amino-acid sequence: MQAQVTQFSELLADLAVKDIKVWVEGDRLRCSAPAGAMTAELRDQLQGRKGEIIAFLNMATAAATQQPAIIPLQSRGTRTPIYAVPGHVGAPFSFSDLSKHLGGDQPFYALQPPGFDGESEPMDRVEDIAEYFAGQIVQYQPVGPYIIAGYCSGGPTAFELAKILKKRGAAVPCVALFGPLHPATHQELLRLLYFSAWGTIRSVRRSMAKLPTFGARLRYFGSRLRERAFMPLVRKEPVTTDPVLASRALLKSTAMAAFRRYTPTPYSGRVCIFLPNKAWLRSGAAPHRWRLVAPDAEFYFGPEDCDEVSMLEEPDAPAVAELYRRATQKLRD